One stretch of Lucilia cuprina isolate Lc7/37 chromosome 6, ASM2204524v1, whole genome shotgun sequence DNA includes these proteins:
- the LOC124420673 gene encoding tigger transposable element-derived protein 3-like has translation MSKRVNLSKKQKINLLNDFKDNSLKRKQLSIKYKVDVSTVSKIIKSEEKIRDLALSTNLKSKRQRKGEHPNVEKALAIWFNDMRSQNAVITSLMIMNKAKEFAIQLDEVFEPDSSWLFRWRKRSYIKFGKIHGESNENDNLAAADFQSLLPGILKEYSPDCIF, from the coding sequence ATGAGTAAACGggtaaatttgtcaaaaaaacaaaaaattaatttgctaaacgattttaaagacaattctttaaaacgaaaacaattaAGTATTAAATACAAAGTGGATGTGTCAACagtttctaaaataataaaaagtgagGAAAAAATTCGAGATCTGGCTCTGTCAACAAATTTGAAATCTAAACGGCAAAGAAAAGGGGAGCATCCCAATGTTGAAAAGGCTCTTGCTATTTGGTTCAACGATATGCGTAGCCAAAATGCTGTTATAACAAGTTTAATGATCATGAATAAAGCCAAAGAATTTGCCATTCAATTGGATGAAGTGTTTGAACCAGATTCTAGTTGGTTATTTCGGTGGCGAAAACGctcatatataaaatttggcaagaTTCATGGAGAATCGAATGAAAATGATAATTTGGCAGCTGCAGATTTCCAATCTCTTTTACCTGGCATATTAAAGGAATATTCACCTGATTGCATTTTTTAA